Genomic window (Vigna unguiculata cultivar IT97K-499-35 chromosome 10, ASM411807v1, whole genome shotgun sequence):
AAAGGAGATAAGAGATAGTAGAATATAAGATTAATTAGTAGCCAGAGGTTATCTTAATTGAGATGTCTTAGTCATATAATTAATGATGAAGTGTAAAAATTAGTTAAAGAAATGGAAGCATCAGAAAACTTTTTCAGAGTTACTTAAGAAAATGATTAGTGATAAATGACCATTCAGTACCTAactatctttaattatttttttatttaatttattgattaattttattatttgactaatatcttattttatcgtatattttttatgtattaaataatataaaatttcaactaAGACCGCAACTTGATATTAAACCAATGTAACTAATGTCACGTGAGAGGCGTGGTGCTCcttttaagatttaatattgttttctttttttttttttttgaggtTACTTTTAATTTTGTCATATTGTTTGAATGTTTACTTAAAAGAAGTTTATAaagtattattttcaaattgatttttattttttaggacaagtcaatagattaattttatgCCATGTCTTATCTTtatcaaaaaacaaaatttacattaattatGAGATGTGATTCATCATTTGTGAGTTGCAACagttaataagaataataactGATCTTAATTGTACATTTTCCTATTATTATGTAactgtttttaattattaaggtaaataataatagtaataatatcggtacttatatttattaataataatttaactatttttccaAGGTatttatcttcttatcttttacatgtaagattttaataattcctttaaattattaaattattattattatattactatttttaatttaactattttcgTATTTAatgatatatctatatatacCAGAAATTTAAATAAGGCATTCAAgaaaaaacttacatttttccttttttgtgtaagataagtttttcttctttatacattttatttacatataattttagtatagCTGAATTTACGATTTTAATGATCATTGAAAAGTCTGAAAAGTCAGCACAAAACTATGTTTATTTATCGTTGACTTCCGGTGTTCACGCGATAATCTCCTCACACgacaataacattaatatatcctattacattttacattatcaaaccaaattaaattatattcaaaacaaaacaattatatatatatatatatataattttttttcttttttcttattttattgaattaacattattattattttgattttgtacaTGTTGATAAACGAAAGAAGCACGTAAGATTGATTATGCATGGACGTGTAAGGCTCGAATGCATTGTAATATGCGTGTTGGATTCTGAGAAGGACACGTGTCAAATGCGAGggcagagaaaaaaaatgaacgGTGGTGAAAAAATGGAAACGGTGTAGGAACCTGTGATGTATGAAGCACCGCATAAAAACAACACGTGTGGTACAAATTTGACTAGATGCCACGTCACTGGACCCCACTTTTTAGAGATATTATGTGATCCAACTCACGCTGACTCAGTTTGACAATAAACCACTCCATATGGGTCCCACATATACAAAATCCTCTGACATTTGatttttcataaattcttacaaaaatttattcaataatCAATAAATAGTAAAAGAGTTACCAATTTTTACATGGAATTTCATGATagattatttgttaataattttatttagacaATGATATATTTGCAgtgaaaaaattttatatttattattttacttttcaatataaatacaatttttttaattataaaaataccaaaaaatgtGAGATTGAAGATGAATCTCTTACTAATAAGAAATGGGAGATGTGGGGATATGGGAGGGTCTTGGTGTGGTTGTTTGTGTCTCTATCTGCAAATCTGCAAGTGTTttaaaatagaggaattttcattTTGGTGTAAAAATAGTAGTTTGTTTAGGTTAAAGTTAGGGTTAGAGGTTGATAAAGATGTTTGCATGTACTGAATATGGAAAACcagaaatatgaaaatgaaaagctAAGATTTTCAGGGAAGGACTTGGGATCTCCAAATTCTCAGGCAAGGACTCTCCGGCCAGTTATAAATACTTCCAACCTTTCCACAACCATGACACCACACCtcaattttctcttcttcttcttcttccattctattttctcacatttttctttttcgttctCTTCCAACTCTTCTTCCACTCAACATGACCATCCTCATCCAACAACATGATCACCTTGGTaattcatttttgtaattttctatGTTTTTACCAAATTATGTTATTGTTGCAGAAGATTGTTGTACCTTTGTGTGGTGACAGTAACCGTGCAAAATCTGTCCTTTTTGGACATGAAACACAGTTTTTGATTTGgaagaggaaagaaaaaatgTGTGGTTTTCAGTTAATAGGTTTTTAAAATTGCAGGGGCTGAAGTTGAGGCAAAGACTGAACCACTAAATGAGAGAGAACTGGTGTTGGATGGTGGATTTCTGATACCACAGACCAACTCGTTTGGGCAAATATTTAGGTTTCAATCTCCATAACCTATTATTTCACACCCATTAATAATTTTCTCCAGTTTTTCTTATCCAaatccaaatatatttatatttgtatgtaaggacaaatatatttatatttatatataaggaCAGAGACCCTTGGctatttaaactttttcaataaTTCTGCATCATCTTTGAAAATTATATCGAATCAAcgtaaaaaggaaaaaaaattaattaatcctTCAAATCCATGACTTTTTCCTGTACTTTCTTTccctttcattttctttaaacatttttaagcttttttcttctgtttttgttttccttttgggATTGGAAAAGTTTTTTATCTCGCGATTTGGTTGTAGGAATTCATCCTATCTGGTTTGTTTTTTGGTCAACGGGACTCGTTCTCATTGTGGACGAAaatagaatttttcttttttgtgggGTCTAAGAAAATAAGAATTCTTATTCATGTCTATATTTTATGGGCTTGAATTGTCGATGAAATTTGGGCCTGGCCCATCAAGTTCTCGCCTTTCAACCCTATTCCTTTATGATAAAACTGGTATTTTGATCATTTTCAAATACCTTGCTAGATTTTTGAAAGTTTCCagctttataattttacaatataaaacaatgtaattttgtttaaaatcgAGAtgaaataaaaccaaattttggttCTTCAAACCTTTTCTATACAAAAGCAACTAACCTAAAAAACTAATAGAGCTTTTAGTCTCTTTCCACATATCAAACAAGATAGCACTTGTCATTTCACTTGCCTAATAAAATTAAGGATTAGTGAAATCATGAAAAAAGTAGTGATTAGATTCTCCACTTTTGAATGTTCACACTTGAATTATTATCTCATGAATAACAATCTATTGTAACCACAGGACCTATCATGATACTGAAAGTGAGAGGCATGAAGGAGTGGAGAATTTCTACAGAAAAAACCACACTTACCAATCACTTGATTTTGTAAGCACAAAATTTACATTTACTTTGTCCTGCCCTCATATCTCAAGTCAtgtttcatacaattttttgtttttatcgaTAAATGTTAGTCGTTAGTTTTTTATAGGTGAAAGAGTTGAATCTAGAATTTTTTCATCAGTATTTTCTAAACCCACCAAATTGTTAGTAGGGGATTGAATTCAcgatctttcttttatttttttttcatctaaccACTAAGTTACCTTATCGATGAAACATGGTATTTATTTAAACATTGGATTCATACATAGGTGAAGAAAATGAGAGAGGAGTATGCAAAACTGAACAAGGTAGAGATGAGCATATGGGAATGTTGTGAATTGCTGAATGAAGTGGTGGATGAGAGTGACCCTGACTTGGATGAACCTCAGATAGAACACTTGCTTCAGACAGCAGAAGCTATAAGAAAGGATTACCCAGATGAAGATTGGTTGCACTTAACAGGCCTTATCCATGGTAGTTTTCTGCATTCTAATCACCCTTTAATGCAATTTTCAAGATCCTTTCTGTTCTTGGTTTAATTTGGAAAATGGGAAATTATTTGAAGAGTTTCTCATCAATGCAGATCTTGGCAAGGTGCTGAATTTACCTTCTTTCGGAGACCTTCCTCAATGGGCTGTAGTAGGTATATGTGTGGTGTTTATGTAGGATTGGAACCTTAATAGTTAACAGAACATATCTTAATGTTTTCTTTGCAGTTTCTGGTTAAAACATTCACTAATGTTGAACATTTACTGTGTTCATTCAGGGGACACATTCCCAGTAGGTTGCAGATTTGATGAATCAATTGTCCACCACAAggtaatttttttctgaaatcaAACCAATTTTTAACACAGATACCacactctcactttctttttACCAAAATAGGTTTTATTTAACAGATAATGAACATGTTTAGAACTATGTTATTGTGTAAAACATTCAAAATCAAACACCTGACAGACACGTGTGTTGCATTCCCACTTCAGTATTTTAAGGAAAATCCAGATTTCAACAATCCATCATACAACACTAAACATGGGATTTACTCAGAAAAATGTGGACTTCACAATGTGATGATGTCATGGGGGCATGATGATTACATGTATTTAGTAAGTCCTATGAAAACCAagttcatttttctcttttattgcTTTGTTTAGGAT
Coding sequences:
- the LOC114165702 gene encoding inositol oxygenase 1-like — translated: MTILIQQHDHLGAEVEAKTEPLNERELVLDGGFLIPQTNSFGQIFRTYHDTESERHEGVENFYRKNHTYQSLDFVKKMREEYAKLNKVEMSIWECCELLNEVVDESDPDLDEPQIEHLLQTAEAIRKDYPDEDWLHLTGLIHDLGKVLNLPSFGDLPQWAVVGDTFPVGCRFDESIVHHKYFKENPDFNNPSYNTKHGIYSEKCGLHNVMMSWGHDDYMYLVAKENNTTLPSAALFIIRYHSFYALHREGAYKHLMNDEDVENLKWLHIFNKYDLYSKSKTRIDVEKVKPYYLSLIEKYFPAKLKW